The Tistrella mobilis genome window below encodes:
- a CDS encoding sensor histidine kinase, which translates to MRAAQLDALYRAARIGILMEPLVSICLAVLIWPAAAQQQIALWLVAVNCLVGLRFAAIQRDLRDGEAESEPEQRALPIMMIIAVSGVIWGLAPLVLSPAAASIDMAKVLFATAAIGVAGTVMMSCHLTAALVWLGVTSAALTAGLVIAGRVDPPLLLAILTSAAVLAVGAHYLARLLDDGLRLRIELADAVQAAQAANIAKSDFLANTSHELRTPLNAIIGFSEILMNDRPRTDAQIDEQMEFARLINESGVHLLDIVNDILDLSKIEAGAYNLDESVFTLESIVRATTNLMRGQADKAGLKLVNRLAPDLPALRGDQRAMKQVLLNLLSNAVKFTPIGGSVTVEARIAEEGGLTIAVVDTGIGIAPEDINRAMEAFGQVDSALNRRYAGTGLGLPLVRSLIEMHGGRFQLISRVNEGTRAEIAWPAARVVGSGRRGGPHSGVNDPGIGDRGTGGRLGSGGRSIEGSGGDGRRPGQGGMPTGPSTVMG; encoded by the coding sequence ATGCGCGCCGCACAGCTCGACGCGCTCTATCGTGCCGCCCGGATCGGCATCCTGATGGAACCGCTGGTTTCCATCTGCCTGGCGGTGCTGATCTGGCCGGCAGCTGCCCAGCAGCAGATTGCGCTCTGGCTGGTCGCGGTCAACTGCCTCGTCGGCCTGCGCTTTGCCGCCATTCAGCGTGACCTGCGCGATGGCGAGGCCGAGAGCGAGCCCGAACAACGCGCCCTGCCGATCATGATGATCATTGCCGTCAGCGGTGTGATCTGGGGTCTGGCGCCGCTGGTCCTTTCACCTGCCGCTGCATCCATCGACATGGCCAAGGTGCTGTTCGCCACGGCCGCGATCGGCGTGGCCGGTACGGTGATGATGTCGTGCCATCTGACGGCGGCCCTGGTCTGGCTTGGGGTGACCTCTGCCGCGCTGACGGCCGGTCTGGTGATTGCAGGGCGGGTGGATCCGCCGCTGCTGCTGGCGATCCTGACATCGGCCGCCGTGCTGGCGGTGGGGGCGCATTATCTGGCCCGGCTGCTGGATGACGGGCTGCGCCTGCGGATCGAACTGGCCGATGCGGTTCAGGCGGCCCAGGCGGCCAATATCGCCAAATCCGATTTCCTGGCCAATACCAGCCATGAACTGCGCACGCCTCTGAATGCGATCATCGGTTTCTCGGAGATCCTGATGAACGATCGGCCGCGCACCGACGCCCAGATCGATGAACAGATGGAATTCGCCCGGCTGATCAACGAGAGCGGCGTCCACCTGCTCGACATCGTGAACGACATTCTCGACCTGTCGAAGATTGAAGCCGGCGCCTACAACCTTGACGAGAGCGTCTTCACGCTGGAGAGCATCGTCCGGGCCACCACCAATCTGATGCGCGGCCAGGCCGACAAGGCCGGGCTGAAGCTGGTCAACCGGCTGGCACCCGATCTGCCGGCGCTGCGTGGCGACCAGCGGGCGATGAAGCAGGTGCTGCTGAACCTGCTGTCGAACGCGGTCAAATTCACCCCGATCGGTGGCAGTGTCACGGTCGAGGCACGCATTGCCGAGGAGGGGGGCTTGACGATCGCAGTGGTCGATACCGGCATCGGCATTGCGCCGGAAGACATTAACCGGGCGATGGAGGCCTTCGGACAGGTGGACAGTGCGCTCAACCGTCGCTATGCGGGCACCGGGCTGGGCCTGCCGCTGGTCCGGTCGCTGATCGAGATGCATGGCGGCCGCTTCCAGCTGATCAGCCGGGTGAACGAGGGCACCCGTGCCGAGATCGCCTGGCCGGCGGCGCGCGTGGTGGGCAGCGGTCGGCGGGGCGGCCCCCATTCGGGGGTCAACGACCCCGGCATTGGCGACCGGGGCACCGGCGGCCGGCTGGGCAGTGGCGGCCGCAGCATCGAAGGCTCTGGCGGCGATGGCCGGCGGCCGGGGCAGGGCGGCATGCCGACAGGCCCGAGCACGGTGATGGGCTGA
- a CDS encoding CAI-1 autoinducer sensor kinase/phosphatase cqsS, giving the protein MSGSSIFRSDPRPAGEIARAGTEVPAGSLRGIILNGFRHIEPNLVPVSIAGAVMMPAYWMVWTFLFPQAYENLGLRLAGSVLCLALAFSRRWPARLQAWIPAVWLVMLGYCLPFFFTFMTVMNGGSVIWQMSTLTALFLLVLLVDWFSLIMLFLIGTGLGVLMALITGPPEHDVAIYAEYAPILAFGLLGGAIFNYNAANSRAVRERALAESGRAAGRMVQTPLMSIRTSARSLETYLPGLVRSHRIARAQGVPVESFDDAHLEALLHVPTRIDDDCAEVARRLQALGEPGDHRRRG; this is encoded by the coding sequence ATGTCGGGCAGCAGCATTTTCAGATCCGACCCGAGGCCGGCTGGCGAGATCGCGCGCGCCGGTACGGAAGTGCCGGCAGGCAGCCTGCGCGGCATCATCCTGAACGGCTTCCGCCATATCGAGCCCAATCTCGTGCCGGTATCGATCGCCGGTGCGGTGATGATGCCGGCCTATTGGATGGTCTGGACCTTCCTCTTCCCCCAGGCCTACGAAAATCTCGGTCTGCGTCTGGCCGGCTCGGTGCTCTGCCTGGCGCTCGCCTTCAGCAGGCGCTGGCCTGCCCGCCTGCAGGCGTGGATCCCCGCGGTCTGGCTGGTGATGCTGGGCTATTGCCTGCCGTTCTTCTTCACCTTCATGACGGTGATGAACGGCGGTTCGGTCATCTGGCAGATGTCGACCCTGACCGCCCTGTTCCTGCTGGTGCTGCTGGTCGACTGGTTCAGCCTGATCATGCTGTTCCTGATCGGCACCGGGCTTGGTGTGCTGATGGCCCTGATCACCGGCCCGCCCGAACATGACGTGGCGATCTATGCCGAATATGCCCCGATCCTGGCCTTCGGCCTGCTGGGCGGCGCGATCTTCAACTACAACGCCGCCAATTCGCGGGCGGTGCGGGAGAGGGCGCTCGCCGAAAGCGGCCGGGCCGCCGGGCGTATGGTGCAGACGCCGCTGATGAGCATCCGGACCTCGGCCCGGTCGCTGGAGACCTATCTGCCCGGGCTGGTGCGCAGCCATCGCATCGCCCGTGCCCAGGGCGTGCCGGTGGAGAGTTTCGACGACGCCCATCTGGAAGCCTTGCTGCACGTACCGACCCGGATCGACGATGATTGCGCCGAAGTCGCCCGGCGCCTCCAGGCCCTGGGCGAGCCGGGTGACCATCGGCGGCGCGGCTGA
- a CDS encoding DUF3325 domain-containing protein produces MILLAALFLSLAGFAGLGLAMERHHRQLWNRPPRRSQAAALRLAGSLALIASMALAVHDRGWGIGLAAWICLMPVAGVAFTLLLTVSPARSPAAAGRSTTRSPAPPAPSAPARRRSGAGRGPGR; encoded by the coding sequence ATGATCCTGCTCGCCGCCCTGTTCCTGTCCCTGGCGGGGTTCGCGGGTCTCGGCCTTGCCATGGAACGCCACCACCGACAGTTGTGGAATCGCCCGCCGCGCCGATCACAGGCTGCCGCCCTGCGCCTTGCCGGCAGTCTTGCCCTCATCGCCTCGATGGCTCTCGCCGTCCACGACCGCGGCTGGGGCATCGGCCTCGCGGCCTGGATCTGCCTGATGCCGGTCGCGGGGGTTGCCTTCACGCTGCTGCTGACCGTCAGCCCTGCCCGCTCGCCCGCCGCAGCCGGACGTTCCACCACACGATCGCCGGCACCACCAGCACCGTCGGCACCAGCCAGGCGGCGATCGGGGGCAGGCCGAGGGCCGGGCCGTTGA
- a CDS encoding PepSY-associated TM helix domain-containing protein: MSKPLPLIRSMSWLHAWAGLIFGWLLFAIFTTGTLAVFDDELDRWMRPELAATGPFDADRVTARLLEELPPTPRWIITLPDTRRPQASVGWFQDGSFRLRLIDPATGAELTPRETIGGDFFFRLHYRLYLPGGFGKWVVGAAAMAMLVTLAAGVLIHKRIFKDVFTFRPASSPRRAWLDGHLLAGVLFLPFHLMITYTGLAILYDTYMPAAVDRLYDGSRGSFLAELAPEPPTRPAAGRPAPPAPLEPMLDSLRRPDGSQGVRVIIIDHPGDAAALVQLHDAWDRRLVRIAQVTRFDGVTGIRLSGPEDLRPAHHVQGAMIGLHRVSFADPWIRWFYFAAGAAGSAMIATGLVLFTSRPRKDGDRFPDRVARANVGAVAGLLLACIALLWANRLLPADMPLRAPAELGCFLAVWIAAILHGFTVPTGRGWPVQCGLSALLCIALPVLDLGSSGNYALDGWRTGDAVVIGVHLSAIIAGLGLGLISLRLRRRLRKEAA, translated from the coding sequence ATGTCGAAACCGCTCCCCCTGATCCGATCAATGTCGTGGCTGCATGCCTGGGCCGGGCTGATCTTCGGCTGGCTGCTGTTTGCGATCTTCACCACCGGCACGCTGGCGGTGTTCGATGATGAACTCGACCGCTGGATGCGCCCCGAACTGGCCGCGACCGGCCCCTTCGACGCCGACCGGGTCACAGCCCGGCTGCTGGAAGAGCTGCCGCCCACGCCGCGCTGGATCATCACCCTGCCGGATACCCGCCGGCCCCAGGCCTCCGTCGGCTGGTTCCAGGACGGCAGTTTCCGGCTGCGGCTGATCGATCCGGCAACCGGCGCCGAACTCACACCCCGCGAGACCATCGGCGGTGACTTCTTTTTCCGCCTCCACTACCGGCTCTATCTGCCCGGCGGTTTCGGCAAATGGGTGGTGGGGGCGGCGGCCATGGCCATGCTGGTGACGCTGGCGGCCGGCGTGCTGATCCACAAGCGGATCTTCAAGGACGTCTTCACCTTCCGCCCGGCGTCGAGCCCCAGGCGGGCCTGGCTCGACGGTCATCTGCTGGCGGGGGTGCTGTTTCTCCCCTTCCATCTGATGATCACCTATACCGGCCTCGCCATCCTCTACGACACTTACATGCCGGCAGCGGTGGACCGGCTCTATGACGGCAGCCGCGGCAGCTTTCTGGCGGAACTGGCACCGGAGCCGCCGACGCGCCCTGCCGCGGGCCGTCCCGCGCCTCCGGCTCCCCTCGAACCGATGCTCGACAGCCTCCGCCGCCCCGACGGCAGCCAGGGTGTGCGCGTCATCATCATCGACCATCCGGGCGACGCCGCAGCCCTGGTCCAGCTCCACGATGCCTGGGACCGGCGTCTGGTCCGCATCGCGCAGGTCACCCGCTTCGACGGCGTCACCGGCATCCGCCTCTCCGGGCCCGAAGATCTGCGGCCCGCCCACCACGTCCAGGGGGCGATGATCGGTCTGCACCGGGTATCCTTCGCCGATCCCTGGATCCGCTGGTTCTATTTCGCCGCCGGCGCCGCCGGCTCGGCAATGATCGCAACCGGCCTGGTGCTGTTCACCAGCCGTCCCCGCAAGGACGGGGACCGGTTCCCCGACCGTGTGGCCAGGGCCAATGTCGGGGCCGTCGCCGGGCTGCTGCTTGCCTGCATTGCCCTGCTCTGGGCCAATCGCCTGCTGCCCGCGGACATGCCGTTGCGCGCGCCGGCCGAACTCGGCTGCTTTCTGGCGGTCTGGATCGCCGCGATCCTCCACGGTTTCACCGTGCCGACGGGGCGTGGCTGGCCGGTGCAATGCGGTCTCTCGGCCCTGCTGTGCATCGCGCTGCCGGTGCTCGATCTCGGGAGTTCCGGCAACTATGCCCTCGACGGATGGCGGACGGGTGATGCCGTTGTGATTGGCGTGCATCTGTCGGCGATCATCGCGGGCCTGGGGCTCGGCCTGATCAGTCTCCGCCTGCGCCGCAGGCTGCGGAAGGAGGCGGCATGA
- a CDS encoding iron transporter yields the protein MNGIAWRILAAGPGAWAAAYALTAGLAVLLAPAIGRPDAVVTATLPAFLIQALLALRAFAVARPARAWIELAGLSVLGGALAAPG from the coding sequence ATGAACGGCATCGCCTGGCGGATTCTGGCTGCCGGTCCCGGGGCATGGGCTGCGGCCTATGCCCTGACCGCCGGTCTGGCCGTGCTCCTCGCCCCTGCGATCGGCCGCCCGGACGCCGTGGTCACCGCCACCCTGCCCGCCTTCCTGATCCAGGCCCTGCTGGCGCTGCGTGCCTTTGCGGTTGCCCGTCCGGCACGTGCCTGGATCGAACTCGCAGGGCTCTCCGTCCTGGGCGGCGCATTGGCGGCGCCGGGCTGA
- a CDS encoding TonB-dependent siderophore receptor codes for MTARATTRLSGAGKARRLAMALAGATSLAAMTAALTLPAASAVAAGAAMRFDIPAQDLNQALLSFATRAGLQLAYDPARLDGRRSAAVAGDLTADQALDLLLAGTGFTWRYTGPDRVALEALPEGGTAVRLDPLRVDGARTGERANGPVAGYVATRSAAGTKTDTPLIETPQSVSVVTADQMRVQKASTLADALGYTASVVTMPSVFSRLADDVSIRGFNVANGNTGMLRDGMKLQSNVYDGSQEPYGLERLEVLKGAASVLYGQLGPGGVVNAVTKQPTRDPLHEIGVEYGSYDRIQLQTDHGGALDDEGRWSYRLTALYRDADTWVDEVEDDKLYIAPAIAFEPDDDTRITLQASHQRIKTKFGPPLPDTGTLYPGPGGEVIGRDTFLGEPDYDTYDSRVNSIGWRVEHQASDDVTLRHALRYYRADVTWDYMQIGWSESFAAYLRRASDREEHSTGLTSDNSVEYRVTTGPVDHTLLGGIDLYRRVYDTDRYRGSFSLFDPVNPVYGTDPAVNFGANSGSRTESDQAGLYLQDQMKIADRWVLVLGGRYDRVESDVTGKAAGTAETTTDDAFTGRAGLVYLFDNGVAPYVSFSQSFSPNAGVDRDGRALDPTTGEQVEAGLRWQIPGSETMLSAAVYQLTQDDVVDTDALGDTVQTGQVRARGFEAEARSRFGPLQLIASYAYTDTEITRSDTPGEKGESQNGVPRHMLSVWADVGLDGLGLSGMRAGAGIRRIGSSNLIGEPKGAEAPAYTLTDAMVSIDLAELSPNLAGTEFRVNARNLFDEDYLTCNTVDGCRYGDPRTVIGTLSYRW; via the coding sequence ATGACGGCACGGGCGACGACAAGGCTTTCGGGGGCTGGCAAGGCACGCCGGCTGGCCATGGCGCTGGCGGGCGCAACCAGCCTTGCGGCAATGACGGCGGCACTGACGCTGCCGGCCGCATCCGCTGTGGCAGCGGGCGCAGCGATGCGCTTCGATATCCCTGCCCAGGATCTGAACCAGGCGCTGCTCAGTTTCGCAACCCGCGCCGGCCTTCAGCTCGCCTATGATCCGGCCCGGCTCGACGGCCGGCGGAGCGCCGCCGTGGCAGGCGATCTGACCGCAGATCAGGCCCTCGACCTTCTGCTGGCCGGCACCGGGTTCACCTGGCGTTATACCGGCCCGGATCGCGTCGCGCTCGAAGCCCTGCCCGAGGGCGGCACTGCGGTGCGGCTCGACCCGCTGCGCGTCGACGGAGCCCGCACGGGAGAGCGGGCCAACGGACCGGTCGCAGGCTATGTCGCCACCCGCAGCGCCGCAGGCACCAAAACCGACACGCCGCTGATCGAAACCCCGCAATCGGTGAGTGTGGTCACCGCCGACCAGATGCGGGTGCAGAAGGCATCGACCCTGGCCGATGCGCTCGGCTACACCGCTTCGGTGGTAACCATGCCCTCGGTATTCAGTCGGCTTGCCGACGACGTCTCCATCCGCGGCTTCAACGTCGCCAACGGCAATACCGGCATGCTGCGCGACGGCATGAAGCTGCAATCGAACGTCTATGACGGCAGCCAGGAGCCTTACGGGCTGGAGCGGCTGGAGGTGCTGAAGGGAGCGGCCTCGGTGCTCTACGGCCAGCTCGGCCCGGGTGGCGTCGTCAATGCCGTCACCAAACAGCCGACCCGTGATCCGCTGCATGAAATCGGCGTCGAGTACGGCAGCTACGACCGGATCCAGCTTCAGACCGATCATGGCGGCGCCCTCGACGACGAGGGGCGCTGGTCCTATCGCTTGACCGCCCTCTACCGGGATGCCGATACCTGGGTCGACGAGGTGGAAGACGACAAGCTCTACATCGCCCCGGCCATCGCCTTCGAACCCGATGACGACACCAGGATCACGCTTCAGGCCAGCCATCAGCGGATCAAGACGAAGTTCGGCCCGCCCCTTCCCGACACCGGGACGCTCTATCCCGGCCCCGGCGGAGAGGTGATCGGCCGGGACACCTTCCTGGGCGAGCCCGATTACGACACCTATGACAGCCGGGTGAACAGCATCGGCTGGCGGGTGGAACATCAGGCCTCGGATGACGTGACCCTGCGCCATGCGCTGCGCTACTACCGCGCCGATGTCACCTGGGATTACATGCAGATCGGCTGGTCCGAATCATTTGCCGCATATCTGCGCCGGGCCAGCGATCGCGAAGAGCATTCCACCGGCCTGACATCGGACAACTCCGTCGAATACAGGGTCACCACCGGTCCGGTCGACCATACCCTGCTCGGCGGCATCGATCTCTATCGCCGGGTCTACGACACCGACCGCTACCGGGGCAGCTTCAGCCTGTTCGACCCGGTCAATCCGGTCTATGGCACCGATCCCGCGGTGAATTTCGGCGCCAACAGCGGCTCACGCACCGAAAGCGATCAGGCCGGCCTCTATCTTCAGGACCAGATGAAGATTGCAGACCGCTGGGTGCTGGTGCTGGGTGGCCGCTACGACCGGGTCGAGAGCGACGTCACCGGCAAGGCGGCAGGCACCGCCGAGACGACGACCGACGATGCCTTCACCGGCCGGGCCGGGCTGGTCTATCTGTTCGACAACGGCGTCGCCCCCTATGTCAGCTTCAGCCAGTCCTTCTCGCCCAATGCCGGTGTCGACCGCGACGGTCGCGCGCTTGATCCCACCACCGGCGAACAGGTGGAGGCCGGCCTGCGCTGGCAGATCCCGGGCAGCGAGACCATGCTGAGCGCGGCGGTCTATCAGCTGACCCAGGACGATGTGGTCGATACCGATGCCCTGGGTGACACGGTCCAGACCGGACAGGTCCGCGCCCGCGGCTTCGAGGCCGAGGCCCGCAGCCGCTTCGGCCCTCTCCAGCTCATCGCCAGCTATGCCTATACCGACACCGAGATCACCCGGAGCGACACCCCGGGCGAAAAGGGCGAGAGCCAGAACGGTGTGCCGCGTCACATGCTGTCGGTCTGGGCCGATGTCGGGCTGGACGGGTTGGGTCTCTCGGGCATGAGGGCCGGAGCGGGCATCCGTCGCATCGGCTCGTCGAACCTGATCGGCGAGCCGAAAGGCGCGGAGGCACCGGCCTATACCCTGACCGACGCGATGGTCTCCATCGACCTGGCGGAGCTGTCGCCGAACCTCGCCGGGACGGAATTCCGTGTGAACGCCCGCAACCTCTTCGACGAGGACTACCTCACCTGCAATACCGTCGACGGCTGCCGCTACGGCGACCCGCGCACCGTCATCGGCACGCTGTCCTATCGCTGGTAA
- a CDS encoding FecR domain-containing protein, whose protein sequence is MMAAEDRETDGSIEARAAAWVVRLGGVPLDAEERRRLDLWLAADPAHQAAFNHADALWQRLGQTADMPVAPMPMRFARRKGSPLRRMTGLAAAACLVAAVGLGMLGIDPRLMIAADHVNGPAGVAEITLPDGSVAILDASSAIAVEFGSGERRIDLLAGRAWFRVAAAADTGGRPFVVTAGRGHVRALGTAFIVSREAEDRTGVAVTEHSVRVETGPETAVTIGTGQAVTYDGTGHIGAVAAIDPARATAWRDGRLIFDRQPLAQVAAVLERHGRGHVLILDEALAARPVSGVFRADDPAGALAAIARELGARIDILPLLTVIRPGG, encoded by the coding sequence ATGATGGCCGCCGAAGATCGGGAAACCGACGGGAGCATAGAGGCCCGGGCCGCAGCCTGGGTGGTCCGGCTGGGCGGCGTGCCGCTCGACGCCGAGGAACGCCGGCGCCTGGATCTCTGGCTCGCAGCCGACCCCGCCCATCAGGCCGCCTTCAACCATGCAGACGCCCTCTGGCAGCGGCTTGGGCAGACGGCCGACATGCCCGTCGCCCCCATGCCGATGCGCTTCGCCCGCCGCAAGGGATCCCCGCTCCGGCGGATGACCGGGCTTGCGGCCGCCGCCTGTCTGGTAGCCGCCGTCGGGCTGGGCATGCTCGGCATCGACCCCCGGCTGATGATCGCCGCCGACCATGTGAACGGCCCCGCGGGTGTGGCGGAGATCACGCTGCCCGACGGCAGTGTCGCGATCCTCGATGCCTCCAGTGCGATCGCGGTGGAGTTCGGCAGCGGAGAACGGCGGATCGACCTGCTGGCCGGCCGCGCCTGGTTCAGGGTCGCCGCCGCGGCGGATACCGGCGGGCGGCCTTTCGTCGTCACCGCCGGCCGCGGCCATGTCCGGGCACTGGGGACGGCCTTCATCGTCAGCCGGGAGGCGGAAGATCGCACCGGGGTGGCGGTCACGGAACACAGCGTCCGCGTCGAAACCGGGCCCGAAACGGCCGTCACGATCGGAACCGGTCAGGCCGTCACCTATGACGGCACGGGACATATCGGTGCGGTCGCGGCGATCGACCCCGCCCGCGCCACCGCCTGGCGCGACGGCCGGCTGATCTTCGACCGCCAGCCGCTCGCACAGGTGGCAGCGGTGCTGGAGCGTCATGGCCGGGGCCATGTGCTGATTCTGGACGAAGCCCTGGCGGCACGACCGGTCAGTGGCGTGTTCCGCGCCGACGACCCGGCGGGCGCGCTTGCTGCGATCGCCCGCGAACTCGGCGCCCGCATCGACATCCTGCCGCTGTTGACCGTCATCCGCCCCGGCGGTTGA
- a CDS encoding RNA polymerase sigma factor — MSGSTLKRLFLAHGRELQSYLTRRMRDAETAADLTQETFLRYAEQGAEVTDGRAWLYRTARNLMIDHQRAGLRRRTRPLPPDELARLPEDRPGADRETDGRRTLDRMHRVVEGLPPRTREIFRLNRIEGLSYADVARRLDISESSVQKHLAKALAVIMREVRPEDV; from the coding sequence TTGTCGGGATCCACGCTCAAACGGCTGTTCCTGGCACATGGCCGGGAGTTGCAATCCTATCTGACGCGCCGCATGCGGGACGCGGAGACGGCGGCCGACCTGACCCAGGAGACCTTCCTGCGCTATGCCGAACAGGGCGCAGAGGTCACCGATGGCCGTGCCTGGCTTTACCGCACCGCCCGCAATCTGATGATCGACCACCAGCGGGCCGGGCTGCGCCGGCGCACCCGGCCGCTGCCCCCCGACGAACTCGCCCGCCTGCCGGAAGACCGGCCCGGCGCCGACCGCGAGACCGACGGCCGGCGGACGCTGGACCGGATGCACCGGGTGGTCGAGGGCCTGCCGCCGCGCACGCGCGAGATCTTCCGCCTCAACCGGATCGAGGGATTGAGCTATGCCGATGTCGCCCGACGGCTGGACATCTCGGAAAGCTCGGTGCAGAAGCATCTGGCAAAGGCGCTGGCGGTGATCATGCGCGAGGTGAGACCCGAGGATGTCTGA
- a CDS encoding glutathionylspermidine synthase family protein, translated as MHRVTHPPRPDWARRMEEELGFVFHSPDGTVYWDETAHWTFTEDEIDRIEDAADAFHALAIRAADRAVAQNRLSELGIPGYAVAAVADSWRRFREGDPLEAPVYGRLDLAWTGEGAPALLEYNAATPTSLYETAVVQWHWLEETHPDADQFNRLHEALVEAWAARGAAMAGRPIHFTAGDVVEDMATAGYLQAIATEAGLATKLVAIGDIAFDESDRRFYDPDGTPIEALFSLYPVEWMLREDWGVPLIEAVEAGRLVLFEPLWKQLFSKGILAFMYELEPDHPGLLKAGFAPGLFAPGDRVVAKPLAGREGDGVEIVTLGPDGMPAADSVVRQASPGPRIAGDEGWVYQAFTPLAPAPGGHAVLGVWIIGDKAVAMGLREDAGEITGVGSRFVPHLFTPRAN; from the coding sequence ATGCATCGCGTCACCCACCCGCCCCGCCCCGACTGGGCCCGACGGATGGAAGAGGAGCTGGGCTTCGTCTTCCATTCCCCCGACGGCACGGTCTATTGGGACGAAACCGCCCACTGGACCTTCACCGAAGACGAGATCGACCGGATCGAGGATGCGGCCGACGCCTTTCATGCGCTCGCCATCCGTGCGGCCGATCGTGCCGTCGCCCAGAACCGCCTGTCGGAGCTGGGCATTCCCGGCTATGCGGTGGCGGCGGTCGCCGACAGCTGGCGCCGCTTCCGCGAGGGCGACCCGCTGGAAGCCCCGGTCTATGGCCGGCTCGACCTCGCCTGGACCGGCGAGGGCGCGCCGGCACTGCTGGAATACAACGCCGCCACCCCCACCAGCCTCTACGAGACGGCGGTCGTCCAGTGGCACTGGCTGGAAGAGACCCATCCCGACGCCGACCAGTTCAACCGCCTGCACGAGGCTCTGGTCGAGGCCTGGGCGGCGCGGGGGGCCGCCATGGCCGGGCGGCCGATCCATTTCACCGCGGGCGACGTGGTCGAAGACATGGCGACGGCCGGCTATCTGCAGGCGATCGCCACCGAAGCGGGGCTCGCCACCAAGCTGGTCGCGATCGGCGACATCGCCTTCGATGAAAGCGATCGCCGCTTCTACGACCCCGACGGCACGCCGATCGAGGCACTGTTCAGCCTGTACCCGGTCGAATGGATGCTGCGCGAAGACTGGGGCGTCCCCCTGATCGAGGCGGTGGAGGCCGGGCGGCTGGTGCTGTTCGAACCGCTGTGGAAGCAGCTCTTCTCCAAGGGCATCCTGGCCTTCATGTACGAGCTGGAGCCCGACCATCCGGGGCTGCTGAAGGCGGGATTCGCCCCCGGCCTGTTCGCCCCGGGCGACCGGGTGGTGGCCAAGCCGCTCGCCGGCCGCGAAGGCGATGGCGTCGAGATCGTGACGCTTGGCCCCGACGGCATGCCGGCGGCCGACAGCGTGGTCCGCCAGGCAAGCCCCGGCCCGCGCATCGCCGGCGACGAGGGCTGGGTCTACCAGGCCTTCACGCCGCTTGCCCCCGCCCCGGGCGGGCATGCGGTGCTGGGCGTGTGGATCATCGGCGACAAGGCCGTGGCCATGGGCCTGCGCGAGGATGCGGGCGAGATCACCGGGGTCGGCAGCCGTTTCGTGCCGCATCTTTTCACGCCCCGGGCGAACTGA
- a CDS encoding DUF1190 domain-containing protein, producing MRRSRAVTTLLIAGTALTLAGCGEDTEQVKIYGTSEACSAEMTAADCAAAEAEAREAHVATAPRFDSLAACEEDFGAEGCEPVPQQQASSGGSFFMPAFAGFMLGRMMGGGGGYHGRPVYVDRNGYMYSGADRFGQTRRENVFRNGRPTNWAGSANVARSTVTSPARPAGEVSPARRSGGFGATGARSGYSFGG from the coding sequence ATGCGCCGCTCCCGCGCCGTGACCACCCTGCTCATCGCCGGTACCGCCCTCACCCTTGCCGGCTGCGGCGAGGACACCGAACAGGTGAAGATCTACGGCACCAGCGAGGCCTGCAGCGCCGAGATGACCGCCGCCGACTGCGCCGCGGCCGAGGCCGAGGCCCGCGAGGCGCATGTCGCCACCGCGCCGCGTTTCGACAGCCTGGCCGCCTGCGAAGAGGATTTCGGTGCCGAGGGCTGCGAGCCGGTGCCCCAGCAGCAGGCCTCGTCCGGGGGCAGCTTCTTCATGCCCGCCTTTGCGGGCTTCATGCTCGGCCGGATGATGGGCGGCGGCGGTGGCTATCACGGCCGTCCGGTCTATGTCGACCGCAACGGCTACATGTACAGCGGCGCCGACCGCTTCGGGCAGACGCGGCGCGAGAACGTGTTCCGCAACGGCCGGCCGACCAACTGGGCAGGCTCTGCCAATGTGGCGCGCAGCACCGTGACCAGCCCGGCGAGGCCCGCCGGCGAGGTCTCGCCCGCACGGCGTTCCGGCGGCTTCGGCGCGACCGGTGCCCGCAGCGGCTATTCCTTCGGCGGCTGA
- a CDS encoding DUF350 domain-containing protein: MQPTEMFFDYTLAALPDYLGFLGTMAALIAVFTAIYQAITPYREIRLIRAGNRAAAISLSGTIIGLAIALNTVAAGAVSILDMALWGAIACVSQLVVYLIVARLLGDLSAGIEDDRIGYGILLGGVSVATGLVNAGALTY, translated from the coding sequence ATGCAGCCGACCGAGATGTTCTTCGACTACACCCTGGCCGCCCTGCCCGACTATCTGGGCTTCCTCGGCACCATGGCGGCGCTGATCGCCGTGTTCACCGCGATCTATCAGGCGATCACGCCCTATCGTGAGATCAGGCTGATCCGCGCCGGCAACCGGGCGGCCGCCATCTCGCTGTCCGGCACGATCATCGGCCTTGCCATCGCCCTGAACACCGTCGCGGCCGGGGCGGTCTCGATCCTCGACATGGCGCTCTGGGGTGCCATCGCCTGCGTCAGCCAGCTGGTGGTCTATCTGATCGTCGCCCGGCTGCTGGGCGATCTGTCGGCCGGTATCGAAGACGACCGGATCGGCTATGGCATCCTGCTCGGCGGCGTGTCGGTCGCAACCGGCCTGGTGAATGCCGGCGCACTGACCTATTAA